Proteins from one Nitrobacteraceae bacterium AZCC 2146 genomic window:
- a CDS encoding squalene-associated FAD-dependent desaturase (product_source=TIGR03467; cath_funfam=3.50.50.60; ko=KO:K21677; pfam=PF01593; superfamily=51905; tigrfam=TIGR03467), with protein MQKTAHIIGAGISGLAAAVRLANANFKVHVHEATQQAGGRCRSYFDAQTQLTIDNGNHLLLSGNSHATAYAKSIGTEAGLVGPARAQFAFADIKTGKRWQLDLGDGRIPTWLFDKTRRVPDTGVGDYLALAPLIWSSPNRLVGDAIRCEGVLYDRLVQPLLLAALNVDPPEGSAGLAGAIVRETLLAGGQACRPLIARDGLSAVLVEPAIELLRAKGAGIHFGHELRGYTMSGERVGELKFGADDTIALGADDVVVMAVPPRAATSLLPGLKAPTKFRAIVNAHFRFDPPPGLPALTGVVGGIVEWLFAFPQRLSITISNGDRLVDMPREELAQAIWDDICKTAGIKGELPPWQIVRERRATFEATPEQNALRPGPVTSFKNLFLAGDWTDTGLPATIEGSVRSGDRAADLVLAMRQA; from the coding sequence ATGCAAAAGACCGCTCACATCATCGGTGCCGGAATTTCCGGGCTGGCCGCCGCGGTGCGGCTCGCCAATGCGAATTTCAAGGTCCACGTCCACGAGGCCACCCAGCAGGCCGGCGGCCGCTGCCGCTCCTATTTCGACGCGCAGACGCAGCTGACCATAGATAATGGCAACCATCTGCTGTTGTCTGGTAACAGCCACGCAACCGCCTATGCGAAATCGATCGGCACCGAAGCGGGTCTGGTCGGGCCGGCGCGCGCGCAGTTCGCTTTCGCCGATATCAAGACCGGCAAGCGCTGGCAACTCGATCTCGGCGACGGCAGGATTCCGACCTGGCTGTTCGACAAGACACGGCGCGTGCCCGACACCGGCGTCGGTGATTACCTCGCGCTGGCGCCGCTGATCTGGTCATCGCCGAACCGGCTGGTAGGCGACGCCATTCGCTGCGAAGGCGTTCTCTATGACCGGCTGGTGCAGCCGCTGCTGCTGGCCGCCCTCAACGTCGATCCGCCGGAAGGCTCCGCAGGCCTCGCCGGTGCAATCGTGCGCGAAACGCTGCTGGCCGGCGGGCAGGCCTGCCGCCCACTGATCGCGCGCGATGGTCTCAGCGCCGTTCTCGTCGAACCCGCGATCGAGCTGCTGCGCGCCAAGGGCGCCGGCATTCATTTCGGCCATGAGCTGCGCGGCTACACGATGTCCGGCGAGCGTGTCGGCGAACTCAAATTCGGCGCCGACGATACGATCGCGCTTGGTGCCGATGACGTCGTCGTCATGGCGGTGCCGCCGCGCGCCGCGACCTCGCTGCTGCCCGGGTTGAAGGCCCCGACGAAATTCCGCGCCATCGTCAATGCGCATTTCCGTTTCGATCCGCCGCCGGGCCTGCCGGCACTGACCGGCGTGGTCGGCGGCATCGTCGAATGGTTGTTCGCGTTTCCGCAGCGGCTCTCGATCACCATCAGCAACGGCGACCGCCTCGTCGATATGCCGCGCGAGGAACTGGCGCAGGCGATCTGGGACGACATCTGCAAGACTGCAGGCATCAAGGGCGAACTGCCACCGTGGCAGATCGTGCGCGAACGCCGCGCCACTTTCGAGGCGACGCCAGAACAGAACGCGCTGCGTCCCGGCCCGGTCACCAGCTTCAAGAACCTGTTTCTCGCCGGCGACTGGACGGATACCGGATTGCCCGCCACCATCGAAGGCTCGGTGCGCTCCGGCGACCGCGCTGCGGACCTCGTGCTGGCGATGCGGCAGGCGTGA
- a CDS encoding squalene synthase HpnD (product_source=TIGR03465; cath_funfam=1.10.600.10; cog=COG1562; ko=KO:K21678; pfam=PF00494; superfamily=48576; tigrfam=TIGR03465) codes for MNQMNTEPEKCEAQGIAVGSSFYAAMRILPRAQRDAMFQIYSFCRQVDDIADSDGPRDERLAALQQWREDIDALYAGHPPARVRDYVAPIAQFGMRREDFLAVIDGMEMDVPADIRAPDDATLDLYCDRVASAVGRLSVKVFGLPDADGILLAHHLGRALQLTNILRDLDEDAGIGRLYLPREMLFHAGITSSDPSVVIASPALPKVCAPLVMRARAHFEKSDEIMSRNKRRAVRAPRIMSKYYRKILELLMVRGFALPRNAVRLGKASKMAILLQYGII; via the coding sequence ATGAACCAGATGAATACCGAACCGGAAAAATGCGAGGCCCAGGGCATCGCGGTAGGCAGCTCGTTTTACGCCGCGATGCGGATCCTGCCGCGTGCGCAGCGCGACGCGATGTTTCAGATCTACAGTTTCTGCCGCCAGGTCGACGACATCGCGGATTCCGATGGTCCGCGCGACGAGCGGCTGGCCGCCTTGCAGCAGTGGCGTGAAGATATCGACGCACTTTATGCAGGGCATCCGCCGGCGCGGGTGCGCGATTACGTGGCGCCGATCGCGCAATTCGGCATGCGCCGCGAGGATTTCCTCGCCGTCATCGATGGCATGGAAATGGACGTGCCTGCCGACATCCGCGCGCCGGACGATGCAACGCTTGACCTGTATTGCGACCGTGTCGCCAGCGCGGTCGGCCGTCTCTCCGTCAAGGTGTTCGGCCTGCCGGATGCCGATGGCATCCTGCTCGCGCATCATCTCGGCCGCGCGCTGCAATTGACCAACATTCTGCGCGACCTCGACGAGGACGCCGGCATCGGCCGTCTGTATTTGCCGCGCGAAATGCTGTTTCACGCCGGCATCACGTCAAGCGATCCCAGTGTGGTGATCGCGAGCCCTGCATTGCCGAAGGTCTGCGCGCCGCTGGTAATGCGGGCGCGGGCGCACTTCGAGAAGTCCGACGAGATCATGAGCCGTAACAAAAGACGCGCGGTGCGGGCGCCGCGGATCATGTCGAAATACTATCGCAAGATTCTGGAACTGCTGATGGTGCGTGGCTTCGCGTTGCCGCGCAATGCGGTTCGTCTCGGCAAGGCGTCCAAGATGGCGATCCTGCTGCAATACGGCATCATCTGA
- a CDS encoding squalene synthase HpnC (product_source=TIGR03464; cath_funfam=1.10.600.10; cog=COG1562; ko=KO:K21679; pfam=PF00494; superfamily=48576; tigrfam=TIGR03464), whose translation MTPASDLRSGKTHRDENFPVASWIIHPRHRALILAFYNFVRTADDIADHATLEDARKLALLDELEADLLGQGEGQPEAVALRAAFATRAMPPRHALDVLTAFRMDVNRRRYANWDELIHYCSYSAMPVGRFMLDVHGESKATWAASDALCAALQVNNHLQDCGADYRDLDRVYIPDDTLARYGATHADLKQKQASPALLSCIQDLADKTEALLRESDVLAVHVADTRLGCEISVIQTYAYQILALLKVRDPLSQRVHLSKLELVGYGLSGLAAGIWRRATGSAPLSRSTPGA comes from the coding sequence ATGACCCCTGCGAGCGACCTCCGATCTGGCAAAACCCATCGCGACGAGAATTTCCCGGTCGCGTCGTGGATCATCCATCCGCGCCACCGGGCGCTGATTCTCGCCTTCTACAATTTCGTCCGCACGGCCGACGACATCGCCGACCATGCCACGCTCGAAGACGCCAGGAAGCTGGCGTTACTGGACGAACTTGAGGCCGATCTGCTGGGGCAGGGCGAAGGCCAGCCGGAAGCCGTCGCCCTGCGCGCCGCCTTCGCCACGCGCGCGATGCCGCCGCGCCACGCCCTGGACGTGCTCACCGCATTCCGGATGGACGTCAACCGGCGGCGCTATGCCAATTGGGATGAATTGATCCACTATTGTTCGTATTCCGCCATGCCGGTCGGGCGCTTCATGCTCGACGTGCACGGCGAGAGCAAAGCCACCTGGGCCGCCTCGGACGCGCTCTGCGCGGCCCTGCAGGTCAACAACCACCTGCAGGATTGTGGCGCCGACTACCGCGACCTCGACCGCGTCTACATTCCCGACGATACGCTGGCGCGCTACGGCGCGACGCATGCCGACCTCAAGCAGAAGCAGGCATCGCCGGCGCTGCTGTCCTGTATCCAGGACCTAGCCGACAAGACCGAAGCGCTGTTGCGTGAAAGCGACGTGCTGGCGGTGCATGTCGCCGATACCCGCCTCGGTTGCGAGATTTCGGTGATCCAGACCTACGCCTATCAGATACTCGCGCTGCTGAAGGTCCGCGATCCCCTGAGCCAGCGCGTGCATCTGTCGAAACTTGAACTGGTCGGCTACGGCCTGAGCGGTCTTGCCGCCGGCATCTGGCGCCGTGCCACCGGCAGCGCGCCACTGTCCCGCTCGACGCCCGGCGCATGA
- a CDS encoding hypothetical protein (product_source=Hypo-rule applied; cleavage_site_network=SignalP-noTM; pfam=PF00839) — protein sequence MRKFFLVLSVLSVSASTGALAQQRSGTEQEQKACTRDVQRFCRPLMDQGDLVILSCLKENRPKLSKACDAVLVSHGQ from the coding sequence ATGCGTAAATTTTTCTTGGTACTGTCCGTGCTTTCCGTATCCGCCTCGACGGGCGCACTGGCTCAGCAGCGCAGTGGTACGGAACAGGAGCAGAAGGCCTGCACGCGCGACGTTCAGCGCTTTTGTCGCCCGCTGATGGATCAGGGCGACCTCGTCATTCTGTCCTGCCTCAAGGAAAACCGCCCCAAGCTGTCCAAGGCCTGCGACGCAGTGCTGGTCAGCCACGGCCAATAA
- a CDS encoding hypothetical protein (product_source=Hypo-rule applied; cleavage_site_network=SignalP-noTM), translating to MKPLAAKLLGQAIRAAGAGAILMLSVTASQAQSGPFAGFDGSWNGNGTVSLSDGTTERIRCRATYKVDGGGSALAQTLRCASDSYKFDLSSNVTSQGNNVTGSWSEASRNVYGNLQGRAGGGQIDVFVEAAGFAANITLTTRGNKQSVSISSKGEIRGVSINMIKS from the coding sequence ATGAAACCGTTAGCTGCGAAGTTGTTGGGACAGGCGATCAGGGCCGCCGGTGCAGGCGCCATTTTGATGCTGTCGGTGACCGCAAGTCAGGCCCAGTCAGGCCCCTTCGCCGGATTTGACGGGTCGTGGAACGGCAATGGCACGGTCTCGCTGTCGGACGGGACGACGGAGCGTATCCGCTGCCGGGCCACCTATAAGGTCGATGGCGGCGGCAGCGCCCTCGCACAAACCCTGCGTTGCGCCAGCGACAGCTACAAGTTCGACCTCAGCAGCAACGTCACCAGCCAGGGCAACAACGTCACCGGCAGCTGGAGCGAAGCCAGCCGCAATGTCTACGGCAATCTGCAGGGTCGCGCCGGAGGCGGCCAGATTGACGTGTTCGTTGAGGCCGCCGGCTTCGCCGCCAATATCACGCTGACGACCCGCGGCAACAAGCAGTCGGTGTCGATCAGTTCGAAGGGCGAAATCCGCGGTGTCTCGATCAATATGATCAAGAGCTGA
- a CDS encoding 5-methylthioadenosine/S-adenosylhomocysteine deaminase (product_source=KO:K12960; cath_funfam=2.30.40.10,3.20.20.140; cog=COG0402; ko=KO:K12960; pfam=PF01979; superfamily=51338,51556): MAKNYPGYVLIRDALISDAGSRRGVKGDILIKDGIIKEIGANLAAPEGANIVDASGLLVHAGLINAHTHGHGGLARGQGDKWTLELLLAAGPWITGGRSLQDKKLTTQIGAAEMILKGCTAAYDLYYEFPAPSIDGMDAVAEAYAEIGMRAVLAPMVADHSFYEAIPGLRDALPDDLRQKVDTLRLGPGDRTIAAIGSILDRWTWSSQDIRPAVAPTIPIHCSDSFMCGCSRLARDHGVAMHSHVGESKVQAVVGKERYGKSLISHLDRLGLIDENFTAAHAVWLDDDDFRLMADRGASLAHNAGSNMRLGNGHFRLRRALDLGVNVGIGTDGANCSDNQNMYEAMRYASMVSKVQGPDPRGWAAVEEIYHAATVGSARALGLSNAGLLAPGYKADIVFVDLGAINWIPHNWTVNQLVHVEDATSVRHVMIGGTFVVRDGRLLTLDMAKLAREAEAARDRLENLNAEWRDLFVRLQPVVSSFCPGLAARPYQINRYLCDEVVA, translated from the coding sequence ATGGCAAAGAACTATCCGGGATACGTGCTGATCCGCGACGCCCTCATTTCCGACGCCGGCTCGCGTCGCGGCGTCAAGGGCGACATTCTGATCAAGGACGGGATTATCAAAGAGATCGGCGCAAACCTCGCGGCTCCCGAAGGCGCGAACATCGTCGATGCGTCCGGTCTGCTGGTTCATGCGGGCCTCATCAACGCCCACACTCATGGCCACGGCGGGCTCGCCCGCGGGCAAGGCGACAAGTGGACGCTGGAGCTCCTTCTGGCAGCCGGCCCCTGGATCACCGGCGGCCGATCGCTCCAGGACAAGAAGCTGACCACCCAGATCGGGGCCGCGGAGATGATTCTGAAAGGCTGCACCGCGGCTTACGACCTTTACTACGAATTCCCTGCGCCAAGCATCGATGGCATGGACGCCGTGGCCGAAGCCTACGCGGAGATTGGGATGCGCGCCGTGCTGGCGCCGATGGTGGCGGACCATAGTTTCTACGAAGCCATCCCGGGCCTTCGCGACGCCCTGCCGGACGATCTCAGGCAGAAGGTCGATACGCTGAGGCTTGGACCCGGCGATCGGACGATCGCCGCCATCGGATCGATCCTCGATCGCTGGACATGGTCCTCGCAGGACATCCGGCCCGCAGTTGCCCCCACGATTCCTATTCACTGCAGCGACAGCTTCATGTGCGGCTGCTCGCGACTGGCGCGGGATCATGGCGTCGCCATGCACAGTCACGTCGGTGAAAGCAAAGTGCAGGCCGTGGTCGGCAAGGAGCGTTACGGCAAGTCGCTGATCTCGCATCTCGACAGGTTGGGCCTGATCGACGAGAATTTTACGGCGGCCCATGCGGTGTGGCTGGACGACGATGATTTCCGCTTGATGGCGGATCGCGGCGCATCGCTGGCGCACAATGCCGGCAGCAACATGCGGCTTGGCAACGGTCACTTTCGACTGCGCCGCGCGCTCGACCTCGGCGTCAACGTCGGTATCGGCACCGACGGGGCGAATTGCTCCGACAACCAGAATATGTACGAGGCCATGCGTTATGCGTCGATGGTCTCGAAGGTGCAGGGCCCCGATCCGCGCGGCTGGGCGGCGGTCGAGGAGATCTACCATGCCGCGACGGTCGGTTCAGCGCGGGCGCTCGGCCTTTCCAACGCTGGTTTGCTGGCCCCCGGTTACAAGGCCGACATCGTTTTTGTGGATCTCGGGGCGATCAACTGGATACCGCACAACTGGACTGTCAATCAGCTCGTCCATGTCGAGGATGCGACGTCGGTGCGCCACGTGATGATCGGTGGGACCTTTGTGGTTCGCGACGGGCGTCTGCTAACCTTGGATATGGCAAAGCTGGCGCGAGAAGCCGAGGCGGCGCGCGATCGTCTCGAGAATCTCAACGCCGAGTGGCGCGATCTCTTTGTCCGCCTTCAACCTGTCGTGTCTTCGTTCTGCCCCGGATTGGCGGCGCGTCCCTACCAGATCAATCGCTATCTCTGCGACGAGGTTGTCGCGTGA
- a CDS encoding NitT/TauT family transport system permease protein (product_source=KO:K02050; cath_funfam=1.10.3720.10; cog=COG0600; ko=KO:K02050; pfam=PF00528; superfamily=161098; transmembrane_helix_parts=Inside_1_20,TMhelix_21_40,Outside_41_49,TMhelix_50_72,Inside_73_78,TMhelix_79_101,Outside_102_133,TMhelix_134_156,Inside_157_168,TMhelix_169_191,Outside_192_216), protein MAVVPIWPNIAMHTATTLRTVLLGLLASIVVSLPLAMLIASSRTVSAAIYPLLVLTQSVPKVALAPILLVALGANEFSRVIITFLVAFFPLVVSSVAGLLATPPELIELGRSCRANRVQELLRIRLPYALPFVFGGLRVAAALCVVGAVVAEFVGADTGLGYLIQTSMAFFRTPVAFGAVVILAIMGIALFQLVEVTERLLVPWSSNLEKNSNEEN, encoded by the coding sequence ATGGCTGTCGTGCCGATCTGGCCCAACATTGCTATGCACACGGCAACGACATTGAGGACCGTGTTGCTAGGTCTGCTGGCCTCGATCGTCGTCAGCCTGCCGCTCGCCATGCTGATCGCGAGTTCACGAACGGTTTCAGCGGCGATTTACCCGCTGCTCGTTCTCACGCAATCCGTGCCGAAGGTCGCGCTCGCGCCGATCCTGCTGGTTGCGCTCGGCGCTAACGAGTTTTCGCGCGTGATCATCACCTTCCTAGTCGCGTTCTTTCCGCTCGTGGTGAGTTCGGTGGCCGGTCTGCTGGCAACGCCGCCCGAACTGATCGAGCTTGGGCGCTCGTGCCGGGCGAATCGCGTCCAGGAGTTGCTGCGCATCCGTCTCCCTTACGCCCTGCCGTTCGTGTTCGGCGGCTTGCGAGTCGCAGCTGCGCTGTGCGTGGTGGGAGCGGTGGTCGCCGAATTCGTCGGTGCGGATACGGGCCTTGGCTACCTGATCCAGACCTCGATGGCTTTCTTCCGGACACCGGTGGCGTTCGGCGCCGTGGTGATCCTCGCCATCATGGGCATCGCGCTGTTCCAGCTGGTCGAAGTTACCGAACGCCTGCTCGTGCCGTGGTCGAGCAATCTGGAAAAAAACTCCAACGAAGAAAACTAG
- a CDS encoding NitT/TauT family transport system ATP-binding protein (product_source=KO:K02049; cath_funfam=3.40.50.300; cog=COG1116; ko=KO:K02049; pfam=PF00005; smart=SM00382; superfamily=52540) — protein sequence MITLDSVGKTFKTRRGGHVQALSDVTISVRSGEFVAIVGASGCGKSTLLRMVAGLIRPDAGQLTLDGKPVTEATEGTAMVFQSPTLLPWMNVERNVTFPLSLSGRDVSEARERGRGLLRSAGLAGFEQRMPRELSGGMQQRVAICRGLVQKPRILLMDEPFGALDALTREEMSLSLLALWHANPMAVLFVTHSISEAVLLADRVVVMSPRPGRVAEIVDVDLPRPRSFDQEASAEFHRCSKLIRDRIYGGVSRAH from the coding sequence GTGATCACGCTCGATAGCGTCGGCAAGACTTTCAAGACCCGCCGCGGCGGCCATGTGCAAGCCTTGAGCGACGTCACCATCTCGGTGCGATCCGGCGAGTTTGTCGCCATCGTCGGCGCATCCGGCTGCGGTAAATCCACGTTGCTGAGAATGGTCGCCGGTCTGATCAGGCCCGACGCCGGGCAACTCACGCTCGATGGCAAGCCAGTGACCGAGGCGACGGAAGGCACGGCGATGGTCTTCCAGTCGCCGACGCTGCTCCCCTGGATGAACGTGGAACGCAATGTCACCTTTCCGCTCAGTCTTTCGGGGCGCGACGTCTCCGAAGCCCGCGAACGTGGCCGCGGGCTGCTTCGTTCGGCGGGACTCGCGGGATTCGAACAGCGGATGCCGCGTGAACTCTCCGGCGGGATGCAGCAACGAGTCGCGATCTGCCGCGGCCTCGTCCAAAAACCGCGCATTCTGCTCATGGATGAGCCGTTCGGCGCGCTCGATGCCCTTACGCGCGAGGAGATGAGCCTGTCGCTGCTCGCGCTGTGGCACGCCAACCCGATGGCGGTGTTGTTCGTGACCCACTCGATCTCGGAAGCTGTGCTGCTCGCGGACCGGGTGGTCGTGATGTCGCCCCGACCAGGCCGCGTCGCAGAGATCGTGGACGTTGATCTACCGCGTCCCAGGTCGTTCGATCAGGAGGCAAGCGCAGAATTCCATCGCTGCTCGAAGCTGATCCGCGACCGGATATACGGCGGGGTCTCACGTGCTCATTAG
- a CDS encoding NitT/TauT family transport system substrate-binding protein (product_source=KO:K02051; cath_funfam=3.40.190.10; cleavage_site_network=SignalP-noTM; cog=COG0715; ko=KO:K02051; pfam=PF09084; superfamily=53850): protein MSMKRLLLAFAFALGSWSQAALAEDKAVLQLDWIPTGEHAAYFAGQQRGFFRDAGIDLSITRGYGSGDTVNKVAAGAAKFGVADLGAVLAGRAQQSVPVKSIAAVYTFSPHSLFVLRSSGIKGFKDLAGKRIAVSPGNSHRIYFPEVARRVGIDPESVTWITTDASAMAAMLIAKRVDAAPFYSIHQYYQNKAAQQAGEEIVALPFVSAGFAIYASSLVTADETIKTDPDLVRRFVGAALRSFAWARDNPVETCKLHVQKNPEVLQDECEASQKATMGFVFNDHQRATGQGHFAPDRLADTWHAVAESLKLDPSWNPAQAVDDSFVP from the coding sequence ATGAGTATGAAGCGTTTACTGCTGGCGTTTGCATTCGCTCTCGGTAGCTGGTCGCAAGCCGCGCTCGCCGAGGACAAAGCGGTTCTTCAGCTCGACTGGATTCCCACGGGGGAGCATGCCGCCTACTTCGCCGGCCAGCAGCGCGGGTTTTTCCGCGACGCCGGGATCGATCTCAGCATTACGAGAGGTTACGGATCGGGCGACACGGTAAACAAGGTTGCGGCTGGGGCGGCCAAGTTCGGCGTTGCCGATCTCGGAGCCGTGCTCGCCGGCCGCGCTCAACAATCGGTGCCGGTCAAGTCGATCGCAGCGGTCTACACGTTCTCACCCCACTCTCTGTTCGTTCTGCGCTCATCCGGGATCAAGGGGTTCAAGGACCTGGCCGGCAAGCGCATCGCCGTCAGCCCGGGCAATAGCCACAGGATCTATTTCCCCGAAGTCGCCCGCCGGGTGGGAATCGACCCTGAAAGCGTGACGTGGATCACCACGGACGCGTCGGCGATGGCGGCGATGCTCATCGCCAAGCGCGTAGACGCCGCACCGTTCTATTCCATTCACCAGTATTATCAGAACAAGGCGGCTCAGCAGGCCGGCGAGGAGATCGTCGCGCTGCCGTTCGTTTCGGCAGGCTTCGCCATCTACGCCTCGTCTCTAGTGACCGCGGACGAGACGATTAAAACCGACCCGGACCTTGTCCGGCGTTTTGTTGGAGCGGCCTTGAGGAGCTTTGCCTGGGCACGCGACAATCCCGTCGAGACCTGCAAGCTTCATGTGCAGAAGAATCCGGAAGTCCTGCAGGACGAATGCGAGGCATCGCAGAAGGCCACGATGGGGTTTGTCTTCAACGATCATCAACGCGCGACAGGCCAGGGCCATTTTGCGCCGGATCGTTTGGCTGACACGTGGCATGCCGTCGCCGAGAGTCTGAAGCTCGATCCCTCGTGGAATCCTGCTCAGGCCGTCGATGACAGTTTCGTGCCGTGA
- a CDS encoding DNA-binding transcriptional LysR family regulator (product_source=COG0583; cath_funfam=1.10.10.10; cog=COG0583; pfam=PF00126,PF03466; superfamily=46785,53850): MAEFTWDDLRYVLAIEATGTALGAAKRMGVSHSTVLRRLASLELALDTKLFQRRDGRLVVSPPASLLVAKARSIAEAFDALPRLIDGPDSELDGIVRLAAPHALICHVLADALANFQQTHPLIRIVLCADMPFDDFRRGHADVALRISLAVPNELGIRRLCDYRFGLYAREDLALRLSEGTPLDQMPFVLLTDASRDLPERKWMASLTEGRSPAVEASSTLALRAAVAAGMGVGALACYLGDGMPGVTRIEIGPEGPREGLYLITHPTQRKLARCRAVSDFLIKRITLDRDLFSGTKRC; encoded by the coding sequence ATGGCGGAATTTACGTGGGACGACCTGCGATATGTGCTGGCTATCGAGGCAACCGGAACGGCCCTCGGGGCCGCCAAACGGATGGGCGTCAGTCACAGCACGGTTCTGCGGCGTCTGGCGTCGCTGGAATTGGCGCTGGACACCAAGCTATTCCAGCGCCGCGACGGCCGCCTTGTAGTCAGCCCTCCCGCGTCACTACTGGTGGCGAAGGCCCGATCAATCGCCGAAGCGTTCGATGCGCTTCCGCGATTGATTGATGGACCTGACTCGGAACTGGACGGGATCGTGAGACTTGCCGCCCCCCATGCCTTGATCTGTCACGTGCTCGCCGACGCCCTCGCCAATTTTCAGCAGACCCATCCTTTGATCCGGATCGTGTTGTGCGCCGACATGCCATTTGACGATTTCAGGCGCGGCCATGCGGATGTAGCACTGCGCATCAGTCTGGCTGTTCCCAATGAACTCGGCATACGAAGATTGTGCGATTATCGGTTCGGACTGTACGCCCGCGAAGATCTGGCACTCCGCCTCAGTGAAGGGACTCCGCTGGATCAGATGCCATTCGTCTTGCTGACGGACGCGAGCCGCGATCTGCCGGAGCGGAAGTGGATGGCCAGCCTGACGGAGGGGCGCTCTCCCGCGGTGGAGGCCAGTTCGACCCTAGCACTCAGAGCAGCGGTCGCGGCGGGCATGGGGGTCGGCGCACTGGCCTGCTATCTCGGCGACGGGATGCCCGGCGTCACCCGCATCGAGATCGGACCGGAAGGGCCGCGCGAGGGATTGTACCTGATCACCCATCCGACCCAACGCAAATTGGCTCGCTGCCGCGCGGTCTCGGACTTCCTGATCAAGCGCATAACGCTTGATCGCGACTTGTTCTCCGGCACCAAGCGTTGTTGA